TCGTAACGGGCCGGCTTCTTGTAGTTCATCGTCAGGGAAACGACCGGCAGCATAATACCGTTCTCTTCCATCCAACGATACGAAACCCCCAGGTTTCTCAGCCATTCCACGCGCCCCATCTCAAAATACTGGGCATAATTTCCGTGATAGACAACCCCCATCTGGTCGGTTTCGGCGTAGCGCACGCGTACCTGGAATTCATAGTCAC
This genomic interval from Flavobacterium sp. HJ-32-4 contains the following:
- a CDS encoding thioesterase family protein: MRDYEFQVRVRYAETDQMGVVYHGNYAQYFEMGRVEWLRNLGVSYRWMEENGIMLPVVSLTMNYKKPARYDDVLNVKTMFRKLSSVKIEFDYEIRNEADELLTTGHSILVFVDMKTGRPVSPPDYILERVGNLL